A stretch of the Gossypium hirsutum isolate 1008001.06 chromosome D07, Gossypium_hirsutum_v2.1, whole genome shotgun sequence genome encodes the following:
- the LOC107955327 gene encoding probable methyltransferase PMT15, which produces MAATRFLSHITIFNSKNSNLYSITILAILCTIFYLIGIWQHSLGPIPNSSSSPVSGFLSSSPCYSLHTAQLDFMPHHLPHDPTPATARVPHFPPCNISFSEYTPCEDARRSLKFDRDMLIYRQRHCPEKNELLKCRIPAPYGYKVPFRWPESREFAWFANVPHKELTVEKKAQNWVKVEGEKFRFPGGGTMFPRGAGDYIDDIDKLINLKDGSIRTAIDTGCGVASWGAYLLSRNIIAMSFAPRDTHEAQVQFALERGVPAVIGVLASIRLPYPSRAFDMAHCSRCLIPWDNYDGIYLIEVDRILRPGGYWILSGPPINWENHWKGWNRTADDLKAEQSRIETVAKSLCWKKIVQKGDIAIWQKPTNHIHCKATRKVFKRPRFCQTQNPDMAWYTKLEKCLTPLPQVSEIKEIAGGQLPKWPQRLNAIPPRISSGSLTGVTGNNLVENTELWKERVAYYKNIDYQLAQTGRYRNLLDMNAYLGGFAAALVDDPVWVMNAVPVEADQLNTLGVIYERGLIGTYQNWCEAMSTYPRTYDFIHADSIFSLYKDRCDMEDILLEMDRVLRPEGSVIIRDDVDVLLKIKKIIDVMQWEGRIADHEKGPHEREKILFAVKQYWTTPPLAPKHDQ; this is translated from the exons ATGGCCGCAACTAGATTCCTCTCTCACATTACGATTTTCAATTCCAAAAACTCCAACCTTTATTCCATCACCATCCTCGCCATTCTTTGCACCATTTTCTACCTCATTGGAATATGGCAACACTCTTTAGGCCCCATCCCCAACTCCTCCTCCTCACCAGTCTCCGGCTTCCTCTCCTCCTCCCCTTGCTATTCCCTCCACACCGCCCAACTCGACTTCATGCCCCACCACCTACCCCACGATCCAACTCCCGCCACCGCGCGTGTCCCTCACTTCCCTCCTTGTAACATCTCCTTCTCCGAGTACACCCCATGCGAGGACGCTCGGAGGTCACTGAAATTCGACAGGGACATGCTCATATACAGACAGCGCCACTGTCCCGAAAAGAACGAGTTGTTAAAGTGTCGGATACCAGCTCCGTACGGTTACAAGGTTCCTTTCAGGTGGCCTGAGAGTAGAGAGTTTGCATGGTTTGCTAACGTTCCGCATAAAGAGCTGACTGTCGAAAAAAAGGCTCAGAATTGGGTTAAGGTGGAAGGGGAGAAATTTAGATTTCCCGGTGGCGGCACCATGTTTCCTCGCGGAGCTGGTGATTATATTGACGACATCGATAAATTGATAAATCTCAAAGATGGTTCCATAAGAACAGCCATTGATACCGGTTGCGGG GTAGCCAGTTGGGGGGCATACTTATTATCCAGGAACATTATAGCAATGTCATTTGCACCAAGAGACACCCATGAAGCTCAAGTGCAATTCGCTCTGGAACGTGGAGTCCCTGCCGTGATCGGAGTCCTTGCTTCCATTAGGCTTCCTTATCCTTCAAGAGCTTTCGACATGGCCCATTGCTCTCGTTGCCTCATCCCTTGGGACAACTATG ATGGAATATATTTAATTGAAGTAGATAGGATCCTACGTCCTGGTGGGTATTGGATTCTATCAGGGCCACCAATCAACTGGGAAAATCATTGGAAAGGTTGGAATAGAACGGCTGATGATTTGAAAGCAGAACAGTCTCGAATCGAGACTGTGGCTAAATCCCTGTGCTggaaaaaaattgtacaaaaggGTGATATTGCCATTTGGCAAAAACCCACCAATCATATCCATTGCAAAGCAACCAGGAAGGTTTTCAAGCGGCCAAGGTTTTGCCAAACTCAGAACCCTGACATGGCCTG GTATACAAAATTGGAGAAATGTTTAACACCATTGCCTCAAGTATCCGAAATAAAGGAAATTGCAGGTGGGCAATTACCAAAATGGCCACAGAGGCTGAATGCAATCCCTCCAAGGATCAGCAGTGGAAGTTTAACAGGAGTTACAGGAAACAACCTTGTAGAGAACACAGAGCTATGGAAGGAGAGAGTAGCATATTATAAGAATATAGATTATCAGCTAGCACAGACAGGGCGATACCGCAACTTGTTGGATATGAATGCATATTTGGGAGGCTTTGCAGCAGCTCTTGTCGATGACCCCGTCTGGGTCATGAACGCTGTACCTGTCGAGGCTGATCAGCTCAACACTCTTGGAGTTATCTATGAACGTGGATTGATTGGAACTTACCAAAATTg GTGTGAGGCAATGTCTACTTATCCTAGAACCTACGATTTTATTCATGCAGACTCCATTTTCAGTCTCTACAAAGACAG ATGTGACATGGAGGATATTCTTCTAGAAATGGATAGGGTTTTACGACCAGAAGGCAGTGTAATCATTAGAGACGATGTGGACGTGTTGttgaaaatcaagaaaatcataGACGTTATGCAATGGGAGGGAAGAATTGCAGACCATGAAAAGGGACCCCATGAAAGAGAGAAGATTCTTTTTGCAGTTAAGCAATATTGGACTACACCACCATTGGCACCCAAACATGACCAATAA
- the LOC107955328 gene encoding plant UBX domain-containing protein 9 isoform X3, with protein MTTPTRDAIESFKSITGESESVALRKLEEYGGNLNAAVSAHFLELERSITNPVSSASSQNNFVDTNNQSGLGTGGIVPLISAVRRFRPSLLLDPNYRRNLLNQIGTPNFNHYTTSPHMGEVTGVPVGFNSRNEHPLNSGVRPVITDSPGTPSYYGEGTYNNVSRDDHQHTNDIESEMMQAAIEASKRDFGQTYMHERRGSFYGSSSVGLQQQQEDEELARAISLSLKTADEEKAMRMPKDHYEQMGTYDSNDKTTETTNNSSKIGNSSLRQLPVTHESVHDTQNHLLSKDSLNSNEWVDISQKELDEAIMLETQLFSQISEGSSYHPSHEQGGPGSSINPGLEAVSRPQPSSLMDQRLLRQQQDEEYLISLLADKEKEMIALKKAESHSLKEESLRKKHEGEEVNKVMSAKSTSLPPEPAIDDENAITILVRIPDGTRHGRRFRKSDKLQLLFDFIDVGEVVKPGTYRVVRPYPRRAFGAADCSLSFNQLGLTGKQEALFLEFI; from the exons ATGACGACGCCAACTCGAGATGCAATCGAGAGTTTCAAGAGCATAACTGGAGAATCGGAGTCGGTTGCTTTACGGAAATTAGAG GAGTATGGTGGCAATTTAAATGCGGCTGTCAGCGCACATTTTCTTGAACTGGAAAGAAGCAT CACGAATCCGGTATCTTCTGCTTCTTCTCAGAATAATTTTGTTGATACGAACAATCAAAGTGGACTTGGAACAGGTGGAATTGTTCCACTCATCTCTGCTGTTAGAAGATTTAGGCCTTCATTATTGCTTGACCCCAATTACAGGAGAAATTTGTTAAACCAGATCGGCACTCCTAATTTCAATCATTATACAACATCTCCTCATATGGGAGAAGTGACCGGGGTCCCTGTAGGGTTTAACAGTCGAAATGAGCATCCTCTGAATTCAGGAGTCAGACCTGTCATCACGGATTCACCAGGAACACCATCATACTATGGAGAGGGGACTTACAACAATGTCTCAAGAGATGATCATCAACATACCAATGATATAGAATCTGAAATGATGCAAGCTGCAATTGAGGCTTCTAAGCGGGATTTTGGACAGACATATATGCATGAGCGACGTGGTTCTTTCTAT GGTTCATCTAGTGTTGGGCTTCAACAACAGCAAGAAGATGAAGAGCTTGCTCGTGCAATTTCATTGTCTTTGAAG ACAGCAGATGAAGAGAAAGCAATGCGTATGCCGAAGGATCATTATGAACAAATGGGAACTTATGATTCAAATGATAAAACTACGGAAACGACTAATAACAGCTCGAAG ATAGGAAACTCATCACTTAGACAACTACCAGTGACTCATGAATCTGTCCATGATACTCAAAATCATCTTCTGAGTAAAGATTCCTTGAATTCTAATGAG TGGGTTGATATTTCACAGAAAGAGCTTGATGAAGCAATTATGCTGGAGACCCAACTTTTTAGCCAGATTTCTGAAGGCAGTTCGTATCACCCTTCTCATGAGCAAGGTGGTCCTGGTAGCAGCATTAATCCTGGTCTAGAGGCTGTATCTCGTCCACAACCATCCTCTTTAATGGACCAACGTTTACTGCGGCAACAGCAG GATGAGGAGTATCTGATATCTCTATTAGCTGACAAAGAAAAGGAGATGATTGCTCTTAAGAAAGCTGAAAGTCATAGTTTGAAAGAAGAATCTCTCAGAAAGAAACATGAAGGAGAG GAAGTCAACAAGGTAATGTCAGCAAAAAGTACTTCACTCCCACCAGAGCCAGCAATAGATGATGAGAATGCAATAACTATACTTGTTAGGATTCCAGATGGCACCCGCCATGGACGTCGCTTTCGCAAGTCAGACAAGCTCCAG CTTCTTTTTGACTTCATAGATGTTGGGGAAGTGGTGAAGCCAGGGACTTACAGAGTG GTAAGGCCATATCCTCGCCGTGCTTTTGGTGCCGCTGACTGCTCTTTAAGTTTCAACCAACTTGGTCTGACAGGCAAACAGGAAGCATTGTTTCTGGAATTCATATAG
- the LOC107955328 gene encoding plant UBX domain-containing protein 9 isoform X4, with protein MTTPTRDAIESFKSITGESESVALRKLEEYGGNLNAAVSAHFLELERSITNPVSSASSQNNFVDTNNQSGLGTGGIVPLISAVRRFRPSLLLDPNYRRNLLNQIGTPNFNHYTTSPHMGEVTGVPVGFNSRNEHPLNSGVRPVITDSPGTPSYYGEGTYNNVSRDDHQHTNDIESEMMQAAIEASKRDFGQTYMHERRGSFYGSSSVGLQQQQEDEELARAISLSLKTADEEKAMRMPKDHYEQMGTYDSNDKTTETTNNSSKWVDISQKELDEAIMLETQLFSQISEGSSYHPSHEQGGPGSSINPGLEAVSRPQPSSLMDQRLLRQQQDEEYLISLLADKEKEMIALKKAESHSLKEESLRKKHEGEEVNKVMSAKSTSLPPEPAIDDENAITILVRIPDGTRHGRRFRKSDKLQLLFDFIDVGEVVKPGTYRVVRPYPRRAFGAADCSLSFNQLGLTGKQEALFLEFI; from the exons ATGACGACGCCAACTCGAGATGCAATCGAGAGTTTCAAGAGCATAACTGGAGAATCGGAGTCGGTTGCTTTACGGAAATTAGAG GAGTATGGTGGCAATTTAAATGCGGCTGTCAGCGCACATTTTCTTGAACTGGAAAGAAGCAT CACGAATCCGGTATCTTCTGCTTCTTCTCAGAATAATTTTGTTGATACGAACAATCAAAGTGGACTTGGAACAGGTGGAATTGTTCCACTCATCTCTGCTGTTAGAAGATTTAGGCCTTCATTATTGCTTGACCCCAATTACAGGAGAAATTTGTTAAACCAGATCGGCACTCCTAATTTCAATCATTATACAACATCTCCTCATATGGGAGAAGTGACCGGGGTCCCTGTAGGGTTTAACAGTCGAAATGAGCATCCTCTGAATTCAGGAGTCAGACCTGTCATCACGGATTCACCAGGAACACCATCATACTATGGAGAGGGGACTTACAACAATGTCTCAAGAGATGATCATCAACATACCAATGATATAGAATCTGAAATGATGCAAGCTGCAATTGAGGCTTCTAAGCGGGATTTTGGACAGACATATATGCATGAGCGACGTGGTTCTTTCTAT GGTTCATCTAGTGTTGGGCTTCAACAACAGCAAGAAGATGAAGAGCTTGCTCGTGCAATTTCATTGTCTTTGAAG ACAGCAGATGAAGAGAAAGCAATGCGTATGCCGAAGGATCATTATGAACAAATGGGAACTTATGATTCAAATGATAAAACTACGGAAACGACTAATAACAGCTCGAAG TGGGTTGATATTTCACAGAAAGAGCTTGATGAAGCAATTATGCTGGAGACCCAACTTTTTAGCCAGATTTCTGAAGGCAGTTCGTATCACCCTTCTCATGAGCAAGGTGGTCCTGGTAGCAGCATTAATCCTGGTCTAGAGGCTGTATCTCGTCCACAACCATCCTCTTTAATGGACCAACGTTTACTGCGGCAACAGCAG GATGAGGAGTATCTGATATCTCTATTAGCTGACAAAGAAAAGGAGATGATTGCTCTTAAGAAAGCTGAAAGTCATAGTTTGAAAGAAGAATCTCTCAGAAAGAAACATGAAGGAGAG GAAGTCAACAAGGTAATGTCAGCAAAAAGTACTTCACTCCCACCAGAGCCAGCAATAGATGATGAGAATGCAATAACTATACTTGTTAGGATTCCAGATGGCACCCGCCATGGACGTCGCTTTCGCAAGTCAGACAAGCTCCAG CTTCTTTTTGACTTCATAGATGTTGGGGAAGTGGTGAAGCCAGGGACTTACAGAGTG GTAAGGCCATATCCTCGCCGTGCTTTTGGTGCCGCTGACTGCTCTTTAAGTTTCAACCAACTTGGTCTGACAGGCAAACAGGAAGCATTGTTTCTGGAATTCATATAG
- the LOC107955328 gene encoding plant UBX domain-containing protein 9 isoform X2, translating to MTTPTRDAIESFKSITGESESVALRKLEEYGGNLNAAVSAHFLELERSITNPVSSASSQNNFVDTNNQSGLGTGGIVPLISAVRRFRPSLLLDPNYRRNLLNQIGTPNFNHYTTSPHMGEVTGVPVGFNSRNEHPLNSGVRPVITDSPGTPSYYGEGTYNNVSRDDHQHTNDIESEMMQAAIEASKRDFGQTYMHERRGSFYGSSSVGLQQQQEDEELARAISLSLKTADEEKAMRMPKDHYEQMGTYDSNDKTTETTNNSSKCVEFKIGNSSLRQLPVTHESVHDTQNHLLSKDSLNSNEWVDISQKELDEAIMLETQLFSQISEGSSYHPSHEQGGPGSSINPGLEAVSRPQPSSLMDQRLLRQQQDEEYLISLLADKEKEMIALKKAESHSLKEESLRKKHEGEEVNKVMSAKSTSLPPEPAIDDENAITILVRIPDGTRHGRRFRKSDKLQLLFDFIDVGEVVKPGTYRVVRPYPRRAFGAADCSLSFNQLGLTGKQEALFLEFI from the exons ATGACGACGCCAACTCGAGATGCAATCGAGAGTTTCAAGAGCATAACTGGAGAATCGGAGTCGGTTGCTTTACGGAAATTAGAG GAGTATGGTGGCAATTTAAATGCGGCTGTCAGCGCACATTTTCTTGAACTGGAAAGAAGCAT CACGAATCCGGTATCTTCTGCTTCTTCTCAGAATAATTTTGTTGATACGAACAATCAAAGTGGACTTGGAACAGGTGGAATTGTTCCACTCATCTCTGCTGTTAGAAGATTTAGGCCTTCATTATTGCTTGACCCCAATTACAGGAGAAATTTGTTAAACCAGATCGGCACTCCTAATTTCAATCATTATACAACATCTCCTCATATGGGAGAAGTGACCGGGGTCCCTGTAGGGTTTAACAGTCGAAATGAGCATCCTCTGAATTCAGGAGTCAGACCTGTCATCACGGATTCACCAGGAACACCATCATACTATGGAGAGGGGACTTACAACAATGTCTCAAGAGATGATCATCAACATACCAATGATATAGAATCTGAAATGATGCAAGCTGCAATTGAGGCTTCTAAGCGGGATTTTGGACAGACATATATGCATGAGCGACGTGGTTCTTTCTAT GGTTCATCTAGTGTTGGGCTTCAACAACAGCAAGAAGATGAAGAGCTTGCTCGTGCAATTTCATTGTCTTTGAAG ACAGCAGATGAAGAGAAAGCAATGCGTATGCCGAAGGATCATTATGAACAAATGGGAACTTATGATTCAAATGATAAAACTACGGAAACGACTAATAACAGCTCGAAG TGTGTTGAATTCAAGATAGGAAACTCATCACTTAGACAACTACCAGTGACTCATGAATCTGTCCATGATACTCAAAATCATCTTCTGAGTAAAGATTCCTTGAATTCTAATGAG TGGGTTGATATTTCACAGAAAGAGCTTGATGAAGCAATTATGCTGGAGACCCAACTTTTTAGCCAGATTTCTGAAGGCAGTTCGTATCACCCTTCTCATGAGCAAGGTGGTCCTGGTAGCAGCATTAATCCTGGTCTAGAGGCTGTATCTCGTCCACAACCATCCTCTTTAATGGACCAACGTTTACTGCGGCAACAGCAG GATGAGGAGTATCTGATATCTCTATTAGCTGACAAAGAAAAGGAGATGATTGCTCTTAAGAAAGCTGAAAGTCATAGTTTGAAAGAAGAATCTCTCAGAAAGAAACATGAAGGAGAG GAAGTCAACAAGGTAATGTCAGCAAAAAGTACTTCACTCCCACCAGAGCCAGCAATAGATGATGAGAATGCAATAACTATACTTGTTAGGATTCCAGATGGCACCCGCCATGGACGTCGCTTTCGCAAGTCAGACAAGCTCCAG CTTCTTTTTGACTTCATAGATGTTGGGGAAGTGGTGAAGCCAGGGACTTACAGAGTG GTAAGGCCATATCCTCGCCGTGCTTTTGGTGCCGCTGACTGCTCTTTAAGTTTCAACCAACTTGGTCTGACAGGCAAACAGGAAGCATTGTTTCTGGAATTCATATAG
- the LOC107955328 gene encoding plant UBX domain-containing protein 9 isoform X1 codes for MTTPTRDAIESFKSITGESESVALRKLEEYGGNLNAAVSAHFLELERSITNPVSSASSQNNFVDTNNQSGLGTGGIVPLISAVRRFRPSLLLDPNYRRNLLNQIGTPNFNHYTTSPHMGEVTGVPVGFNSRNEHPLNSGVRPVITDSPGTPSYYGEGTYNNVSRDDHQHTNDIESEMMQAAIEASKRDFGQTYMHERRGSFYGSSSVGLQQQQEDEELARAISLSLKTADEEKAMRMPKDHYEQMGTYDSNDKTTETTNNSSKHLFLVNKKCVEFKIGNSSLRQLPVTHESVHDTQNHLLSKDSLNSNEWVDISQKELDEAIMLETQLFSQISEGSSYHPSHEQGGPGSSINPGLEAVSRPQPSSLMDQRLLRQQQDEEYLISLLADKEKEMIALKKAESHSLKEESLRKKHEGEEVNKVMSAKSTSLPPEPAIDDENAITILVRIPDGTRHGRRFRKSDKLQLLFDFIDVGEVVKPGTYRVVRPYPRRAFGAADCSLSFNQLGLTGKQEALFLEFI; via the exons ATGACGACGCCAACTCGAGATGCAATCGAGAGTTTCAAGAGCATAACTGGAGAATCGGAGTCGGTTGCTTTACGGAAATTAGAG GAGTATGGTGGCAATTTAAATGCGGCTGTCAGCGCACATTTTCTTGAACTGGAAAGAAGCAT CACGAATCCGGTATCTTCTGCTTCTTCTCAGAATAATTTTGTTGATACGAACAATCAAAGTGGACTTGGAACAGGTGGAATTGTTCCACTCATCTCTGCTGTTAGAAGATTTAGGCCTTCATTATTGCTTGACCCCAATTACAGGAGAAATTTGTTAAACCAGATCGGCACTCCTAATTTCAATCATTATACAACATCTCCTCATATGGGAGAAGTGACCGGGGTCCCTGTAGGGTTTAACAGTCGAAATGAGCATCCTCTGAATTCAGGAGTCAGACCTGTCATCACGGATTCACCAGGAACACCATCATACTATGGAGAGGGGACTTACAACAATGTCTCAAGAGATGATCATCAACATACCAATGATATAGAATCTGAAATGATGCAAGCTGCAATTGAGGCTTCTAAGCGGGATTTTGGACAGACATATATGCATGAGCGACGTGGTTCTTTCTAT GGTTCATCTAGTGTTGGGCTTCAACAACAGCAAGAAGATGAAGAGCTTGCTCGTGCAATTTCATTGTCTTTGAAG ACAGCAGATGAAGAGAAAGCAATGCGTATGCCGAAGGATCATTATGAACAAATGGGAACTTATGATTCAAATGATAAAACTACGGAAACGACTAATAACAGCTCGAAG CACCTTTTCCTTGTTAATAAGAAGTGTGTTGAATTCAAGATAGGAAACTCATCACTTAGACAACTACCAGTGACTCATGAATCTGTCCATGATACTCAAAATCATCTTCTGAGTAAAGATTCCTTGAATTCTAATGAG TGGGTTGATATTTCACAGAAAGAGCTTGATGAAGCAATTATGCTGGAGACCCAACTTTTTAGCCAGATTTCTGAAGGCAGTTCGTATCACCCTTCTCATGAGCAAGGTGGTCCTGGTAGCAGCATTAATCCTGGTCTAGAGGCTGTATCTCGTCCACAACCATCCTCTTTAATGGACCAACGTTTACTGCGGCAACAGCAG GATGAGGAGTATCTGATATCTCTATTAGCTGACAAAGAAAAGGAGATGATTGCTCTTAAGAAAGCTGAAAGTCATAGTTTGAAAGAAGAATCTCTCAGAAAGAAACATGAAGGAGAG GAAGTCAACAAGGTAATGTCAGCAAAAAGTACTTCACTCCCACCAGAGCCAGCAATAGATGATGAGAATGCAATAACTATACTTGTTAGGATTCCAGATGGCACCCGCCATGGACGTCGCTTTCGCAAGTCAGACAAGCTCCAG CTTCTTTTTGACTTCATAGATGTTGGGGAAGTGGTGAAGCCAGGGACTTACAGAGTG GTAAGGCCATATCCTCGCCGTGCTTTTGGTGCCGCTGACTGCTCTTTAAGTTTCAACCAACTTGGTCTGACAGGCAAACAGGAAGCATTGTTTCTGGAATTCATATAG